A genomic stretch from Mycosarcoma maydis chromosome 3, whole genome shotgun sequence includes:
- a CDS encoding putative translation initiation factor eIF2 subunit alpha: protein MRFYKKELPDVDEVVMCQVQQIAEMGAYVKLLEYDGAEGMILLSELSRRRIRSIQKLIRVGRNEVVVVLRVDKEKGYIDLSKRRVSPEDVIKCEEQFTKSKAVHSIIAHVAGKLSREVEELYDTIVFPLHEKYGHAFDAFKLAILDMDKTFEGIQMDDDVRKELYANIARRMTPQPVKIRADVEVTCFGYEGIDAVKKALRAGEAVSTEAIPIKIKLVAPPLYVLITNSTDKVGGIALMEQALEKITESIRANGGDVDIKMKPKTVSEVEDQELEQLMAHFEKQNAEVEGDEDSEGDD, encoded by the coding sequence ATGCGTTTCTACAAGAAAGAATTACCggacgtcgacgaggtggttATGTGCCAGGTGCAGCAGATCGCCGAGATGGGTGCTTacgtcaagctgctcgaataCGACGGCGCCGAGGGAATGATTTTGCTTTCCGAACTTTCAAGACGTCGTATCCGATCTATTCAAAAACTCATCCGTGTCGGCAGGAACGAGGTGGTTGTCGTGTTGCGTGTCGACAAGGAAAAGGGCTACATTGACCTCTCCAAGCGTCGTGTCTCGCCCGAGGATGTGATCAAGTGCGAGGAGCAGTTCACCAAGTCCAAGGCGGTGCACAGCATCATCGCGCACGTCGCCGGTAAGCTCAGCcgcgaggtggaggagctGTACGATACGATTGTCTTCCCATTGCACGAAAAGTATGGCCACGCCTTTGACGCCTTCAAGCTTGCCATTCTTGACATGGACAAGACTTTCGAGGGCATCCAGATGGACGATGACGTGCGCAAGGAGCTGTACGCCAACATTGCACGACGAATGACCCCGCAGCCTGTCAAGATCCGTGCCGACGTTGAAGTCACCTGCTTCGGCTACGAGGGTATCGACGCCGTCAAGAAGGCGCTCCGTGCAGGCGAGGCTGTCTCGACCGAGGCGATCCCTatcaagatcaagcttGTCGCACCACCCCTCTACGTTCTCATCACCAACTCGACCGACAAGGTCGGCGGTATTGCATTGATGGAGCAGGCGCTTGAGAAGATCACCGAAAGCATCCGTGCCAACGGAGGTGACGTAGACATCAAGATGAAGCCCAAGACGGTGTCCGAGGTGGAAGACCAggagctggagcagctCATGGCCCATTTCGAAAAGCAGAATGCCGAAGTTGAGGGAGACGAGGACTCGGAAGGCGACGACTAA
- a CDS encoding putative Neutral trehalase: MSARRPSNPFTKNQDAPGYYDDQVSSDERAQLRSLAQHMRKLSMSNSAISDDSTDLASWRKSNPAPSGSGSNGALTPRAEGRPRPVATDDTTQAASATAVPGALEPSGGPKYTPHSGNLPGPDKAYGEDQDKATLLSGSLGKSSSMLNNGKGHGGSGSGSADDDKHRVMQRARGVVRTYSMGQQKRRPQRMNDDPVILSRRMSHDAVQEAPRRFIVDVEETMRLVLEQEDTDGNFQICITDSGPKVLTLGTATSNGYKGFDIRGTYMLSNLLQELALAREHGRKRIVLDESRLTENPVDRLSRMISQTFWHNLTRRIDGDGLDAILSDPKNRSKSQNPRIYVPASETEMLHYYQKVAQERPSLNLTVESLPANITAEYTRDLNDRPGLLALAMRDDIDPTTGEKKGLKGIPFVVPGARFNELYNWDSYFISLGLVVDNMIDLAKGTVDHFIFEIKHYGKILNGNRTYYLMRAQPPFLTDMALQVYSRLDPANETDNKEWLRNAIQAAIKEYHTVWMSRPRFDEKTWLSRYRPEGLGVPPETEASHFTHILRPYAAKHGCSVNEFTRKYNHGEIQEPELDTYFMHDRAVRESGHDTTYRFEHKCADLATIDLNALLYKYEIDIATAIREVFDDRLELEDDFLLHGPLPPSLLKNGQGPAQPSRSIETPQTSAEWFARAAHRKAQVDKYLWNDGMGLYFDYDTRLEEPIVYESVTSFWAMWAGMSSEDQAAKLVHKSLKRFEEQGGLVSGTEDSRGKISIDRPNRQWDWPYAWPPHNVLAWVGLERYGYLEEARRLAYRWLYMMTLAFVDFNGTVPEKFDAVNLSHMVDAEYGNQGIDFKCVPREGFGWMNSSFQVGLTFLTTHQRRAVAALQHPDEFFNVRRH; this comes from the coding sequence ATGTCGGCTCGTCGACCCTCAAACCCTTTCACTAAAAACCAAGACGCTCCGGGCTATTATGACGACCAAGTCTCGTCCGACGAGCGTGCTCAGCTCCGCTCGCTCGCACAGCACAtgcgcaagctcagcaTGAGCAACAGTGCCATTTCCGACGATAGCACTGACCTCGCCTCCTGGAGAAAGTCCAACCCCGCACCGTctggaagcggaagcaaTGGCGCCCTCACACCTCGCGCCGAAGGCCGTCCTCGTCCTGTCGCAACCGATGACACTACACAAGCAGCCTCTGCCACCGCCGTCCCTGGCGCCCTCGAGCCCAGCGGCGGCCCCAAATACACTCCTCATAGTGGAAACCTTCCCGGTCCCGACAAAGCCTACGGTGAGGATCAAGACAAGGCGACGCTCCTTTCTGGTAGTCTCGGTAAGAGCTCTTCTATGCTCAACAACGGTAAAGGCCatggtggcagtggcagtggcagtgctgatgacgacaaACACCGCGTCATGCAGCGCGCGCGTGGCGTTGTACGCACCTACAGTATGGGCCAGCAGAAGCGTCGCCCTCAAAGAATGAATGACGATCCCGTCATCCTCTCTCGTCGGATGAGCCATGACGCCGTTCAGGAGGCTCCACGTCGCTTCATTGTCGATGTTGAAGAGACCAtgcgcctcgtcctcgaaCAGGAAGACACCGATGGCAACTTTCAAATTTGCATCACCGATAGCGGCCCCAAGGTGCTCACTCTAGGCACCGCCACCAGCAATGGCTACAAAGGTTTCGACATTCGCGGCACATACATGCTTTCCAATCTTCTTCAAGaactcgctctcgctcgcgaGCATGGCCGCAAGCGTATCGTGCTTGACGAATCTCGTCTCACCGAAAACCCCGTCGATCGGCTCTCGCGCATGATCAGCCAGACCTTTTGGCACAATCTCACGCGTCGTATCGACGGTGACGGTCTTGACGCAATCCTCTCTGACCCCAAGAATCGCAGCAAATCGCAGAACCCTCGTATCTATGTTCCCGCCTCCGAGACAGAGATGCTCCACTATTACCAAAAGGTGGCGCAGGAGCGTCCTTCCCTCAACCTCACCGTAGAATCTCTACCTGCCAACATCACTGCCGAATACACCCGCGACCTCAACGATCGCCCCGGtctgcttgcgctcgccATGCGCGACGACATTGACCCCACCACTGGCGAGAAGAAGGGTCTCAAGGGCATTCCATTCGTCGTGCCTGGTGCCCGCTTCAACGAACTCTACAACTGGGACAGCTACTTTATCTCtctcggtctcgtcgtAGACAACATGATCGATCTTGCCAAGGGCACTGTCGACCACTTCATCTTTGAGATCAAGCACTATGGTAAGATCCTCAACGGCAACCGCACCTACTACCTGATGCGAGCGCAGCCTCCCTTCCTCACCGACATGGCTCTTCAGGTCTATTCGCGACTTGACCCTGCAAATGAGACCGACAATAAGGAATGGCTGCGCAATGCGATCCAAGCCGCTATCAAGGAATACCACACCGTCTGGATGAGCAGACCGCGATTCGACGAAAAAACCTGGCTCAGCCGTTATCGACCTGAGGGTCTTGGCGTGCCACCCGAGACCGAAGCCTCTCACTTTACTCACATTCTCCGCCCCTACGCCGCCAAACACGGCTGCAGTGTCAATGAGTTTACGCGCAAGTACAACCACGGCGAGATCCAGGAGCCTGAGCTCGACACCTACTTTATGCACGATCGTGCTGTTCGCGAGTCGGGCCACGATACCACGTACCGATTCGAGCACAAGTGCGCCGACCTGGCCACCATTGACCTCAACGCGCTTCTCTACAAGTACGAGATCGACatcgccaccgccatccGTGAGGTCTTTGACGAccgcctcgagctcgaagacgaCTTTCTCCTCCACGGTCCTTTACCTCCTTCGCTTCTCAAAAACGGACAGGGACCTGCGCAGCCATCACGCTCCATTGAAACTCCACAGACGAGCGCAGAATGGTTCGCACGTGCCGCTCACCGCAAAGCGCAGGTGGACAAGTACCTCTGGAACGACGGCATGGGTCTGTACTTTGACTACGACACGCGACTCGAGGAACCCATCGTGTACGAGAGTGTCACCTCCTTCTGGGCCATGTGGGCCGGTATGTCGAGCGAAGAtcaagctgccaagctggtgCACAAGTCGCTCAAACGTTTCGAGGAGCAAGGCGGTCTCGTCTCGGGTACCGAAGACTCGCGCGGCAAgatctcgatcgatcgacCCAATCGACAGTGGGACTGGCCTTACGCCTGGCCGCCACACAACGTGCTCGCATGGGTTGGTCTCGAACGCTATGGTTATCTCGAGGAGGCACGTCGACTCGCCTACCGATGGCTCTATATGATGACGCTCGCCTTTGTCGACTTCAACGGTACCGTCCCTGAAAAGTTCGACGCGGTCAACCTCTCGCACATGGTTGATGCTGAGTATGGCAACCAGGGTATCGACTTCAAGTGCGTTCCTCGTGAAGGTTTCGGTTGGATGAATTCAAGTTTCCAGGTCGGCCTCACCTTCCTCACCACCCACCAGCGTCGTGCTGTGGCAGCGCTGCAACATCCAGATGAATTTTTCAACGTCCGTCGTCACTAG